TAACTCTATCAACTTGTTAATAGAACATTTGTTATTTAACTGCAGGGACCTATTGAAAACTATCCCCAACAAGTGGATAATGCACATACCGTGAAGCCAACCAATGCGCTAATGACATCAGATATAAGAAAACTAGCTATAATATCACATTAGAATCTATACCACTGTAGCTACATTTTTCCAACAACTAATAATTGATAacaaataaaagtaattttctCTTTCACAAAGTTGTATGTTCTTAACAACTAAGTCCACAAATATCTTGTCCATGAATGGCATCCAGCTTGCCCTTAAACGTTCCTGCTTTGGCTAATGACTGGCTTGACTATCCATCTAAAAGTGAAGAAAATGTATTAGAAATCAATAATATGCCAACTAACATAACAGATCAAAAACTTCTTGCTAAAAGGCCAAGATTTTCAGGTCCACAACATATGGTGCTGAGCATATAGAGAAAATATGGTGCCGAGCAAAATTTAAGTCTACAACATAGAGATGCTACTTTTAcactatataaaattataatctaATTGACATGAAGTTTGCCAATGTTTTCTCCTATAAGTTTGTTTATTGATCATATAGTTTTAACTAGTGAAATTCATTTATCTTGCATCAGGTATTCATAAAAGAGAACTACTCTGTGGGTTCCACTTAATATAAAAATTGGATAAACAGGAGAAAAAGGACACGGTATAAAGCTGACCCCACTGCCTATAAAGCTGGCAAAAATATTGACATAAAACTGGGTGTTAACGGGCACAGTAAAGGTGCCCGTTATCACAACCCTATCCACAAAACTCAGTattataatgaaaaagaaaattataaatttgtttctttaaaacaaaaagttCGAATGACGATGTTACATCAAATAAGCGGTACTCCATGCATGACTGGCTTGTCTGCAGTACTCTAAAAGTGGCAAATCTTTCGTTTTATAGCTCCTCGCTGGTTAGATGAAAATGAGGATGCCTCAACATTTACTTTGAGCCTGTTGGTAGGACACTGATAGATTTCATACATAGATAACTGAGGTAATCAAGGCTAATTAAGTGGCTATTGCTGACATCATTACATGGACAAACAAaggcaaaattttaattcatgAAAGGTGCTAGAAGAGTTGTCAAAGTGATGATTGGGGAAAAACCTTAGATGTCCTGGGCCCCAAATGTAATGTATacatgacaaaaaaatttctgaaaccGTGACTCACATGGATCTCATATGCAGAGtcaacaaattaaattcaagttttccaAAGTCTAGGGACTCGAAAGAATCTCAGCCATTGATTACCACTTTACATACAATGATCAGCTTTgtaatggttttaaaaattaattagccactatATATCAGCAATAAACCTTCAAATATATCTACCATCATTGAGATAgcattaaatataaataaataaataaataaaaacctactAGTACCTGCTTTTAGTACTGCAAAGTAGCAACAGGATCCTGCTACAGCTCTGGTCCTAAGGCAAATATGAGATGTATACTACAACAGCTCGGACCCTAAGGAAAATAATTTGCAATGGCCAGTTTACCCAACTGAGGCAATCACAGTAGACCTAGTGCACACCATAATCTTTTCAGTAAGGACTATCTTTCCCAAAGCATTGAGAGCTCATCCAGTAAATTCGAGGTCCAAAATGagtaaaatgttttcaaaatttaatcaCTTCTGCAGCAAACAACATTcagaaatctatatatataggaaaaacTGCCCATCAGTTTCATTAGGCTTACTAACCAAAATCCATTTTAGATATAAAAAagcatcaacaacaacaaagagaataacggaaaataataaataagtagtTGGAAACAGAGGCAATTAAGAACCTCATATCCACTTAATCCTCAACTTTTGATCCCCATATTCCAGGTAATGGCAAAGTTCTTTCCTACAGCAAATGACAAACCCTTGATCTCTACCATCAATGTCTTCACCTTATTTCCACCATCTTCCTGTTCCTCCAACACGTTTTGCTTGGTTGTGCTTAACTCTATGTTCGAAGCACCCGTCACCGGTTTTCCATCAACCTCAAGTGCAGATGCCTGACCACTTCCATCCAATCCCAACACCGTAACCTTCTCAATGTACAAACCCTGAGCTAAAGCAAACTTGCCCTCCTGGACTTCTGACCACACCTTCACAGTTCCCTTATTAATTGTTGCATAAAAATCAATATATGTGGAATACCCATTTCCAAGTTTCATTTCTGGCAACTCATCATCATCAATGAAAAGGTTCCCTTTTGCTTCCCCATCAGGCACCCCTGCTGGGAAGGTCACTATGAGGCTGAAAGGTGTCTTTCTAGCTTCCTTTGAAATCATTCCACCCTGCTGCATTGGTAAAAtggtattttgatataaatgtaCATTAACCACATGCAAAGGCGCATCAAGGGTAACATTGATCCCGCCTTTTGATGTGATAGTCTGCGTCATATCAAACAAACTGTACCAAGAACCTGGGGGAAACAGAGCTGTAACCTCTGATTTCCCCTGCTCAAGAACTGGAGATACCATGAGACTGCTCCCCAGCAAGAATTGGGTGCTCAGCCCATAAACCTCAGTGTAAGTTGGGAATGAGAAGAAAAGTGGCCTGGCAATTGGGGCTCCACTAATATGAGCCTCGTAGTTCAAGGTGTACAGATAAGGCAGGAGCTTATACCTCATGCCCAAAGCATTTCTGGCAGACTCAGCTACTGATTCCCATTGATAAAGCTCCTGTCTTGGGGAGTAGTAGTTTGCATGATCCCTTGAGAACGGGTAGAAAGCACCAACTTCAATCCAACGATTGCAAAGCTCTTCTGTTGGTTGTGGATAAAACCCACATATATCTGATCCAACCATTGGCACCCCAAATATACCAAAATTGAGCATTGTGGAAATTGAGTACCTCAAATTCTCCCAAGTGCCTTGGTTATCTCCAGTCCAATGGGCAGCATAGTGGCCTGAACCAACATAAGTCGAGCGAGATAATATAAATGGACGCTTACCCTCAAGTCCTTGAAGGCCTTTGTGAGTTGCAATGGATTGAGAGAAACCATAGAGACTGTGAGCATCATACTCCAAAACGCCATTGTAGTGAACTGCACTAGTCGCTATTGTTTTGAACCCTACTGGTGCCTGCGAACCTGAAGCATTTATCTTGTAAGGAGGATCATCCCATCTTGTCTTGGTAATGTTCTTGCAGTCCAAGCAGCATACCCAGCCAGGTCCTGTCCCAGTGGGACACTGCTTACCCTTTGGGATTTTGCACTTCCCAGAACAGAAATTTGAAGCTTCATTCATGTCAATCCATAAACCATCAACAGGGACAAGCTCGTGAAAGCGGCGGATTTCATCACCCCACCATGACACGGTTTTTGGGTTTAGGAAGTCAGGGAAGTTTACAGCCCCTGGCCAAACTTGAGCTAAGTAGGGTTCACCCTCATACTTGATGAAAACATCATCAGCAATGCCCCTTTGATAAACTCCGTAACTGGAGTTAACAGCAATTCCAGGATCAATAATGACAACATATTTCATACCAATGCTATGTATTTTGTCTAAGAATGCCAAAAGCTTTGGACGAGGGTAATTTTTGGGGTTGAGGGTGAAGTCCTTTTTCCCATCCGTGTGATCATCATCATTCCAAATCACATCAAGTGGGATTTTAGCCTTTTGGTAGTTCTCAACAACGTCTTCAACTACAGATAGGTTATGGTAACCCCATCTGCACTGGTGGAATCCTGTAGCATCAAATATGAgcaagaaattaataaaatgaatcATACTTTCTTAATTTCTTAGTGTAGCTGCTTTGGCTGAATTACATATGCATCATTAGACCCTTTGATTAATCAAAACAGTTGGAAGAGGAACATGCAATGCATAGTTCATGATGCAGAGGTCTGGCTGTTTAGAACAACTTGAGGTGTGATGGTACTTTTATAACAAGAATTGCTCTTGCTTGGAAATTCAGAATTTTAGCCAGCTAGATTATAAGAGAGAATAGGTTAAGAAGCCTAAGAATTAACTCCTATTCCACCTTATTAGCAGGTCATATATCAAGATGATCAAGTAAACTACTTTTTATCAATTGCGTTGTtgcttttattctttaaataaatCTATTTGTATAAGTAAAGAGGCCATTATATTGTTGAGATTTCAAAAggctaaagaaaaagaagcctaacaatttgaaaaatgaacaaaGAGTAACACAAAATTAGGTTAGTCATAACTTTACATTtagttttattcatttttctaatTGTAGGTATATTGAGAGTAATTAGCTAAAGTCATGATATACCATAAGCAAAATTGTAGATAGTACCAAAATTCAATCAAACTTTATTAGCATGAAAAGATTAATAGATATTAGATgtactaaatatttttactgaacaattaaatttttataattattaatttatttaatcttttcCCTTGAATTAGTTTTAATTGAAATATGTTGCACATATGGCCCCTGGAGTGTAATTCTTGCTCTGCCACTGCTCTACATTTTCCAACTGATTCTTACATGTCAAGATATTAACTTAGAGAAACGAACTTATAACATTGTCCACTAAATATAGAAACATTAACATTTTCACGTGTAAAGTATGCAAGATGAGATGAAAGTTATCTATAAGAAACATTTAACTTGTGCAGATATGCCTTCTCAAAGATAATTTAGAATGGAAGATGTAACCAATTTATGCGATAGATGAATTGGCCCATTTATTGGCATGCCGGTAACCTCTTACAAGCTGACAACACGTTGGCACCCATGTGCTGATTCCAACTTTCAACTGTTCTGAACCCCAAGAAAAGCCCAAGTAATCACAGAGATTTAAAAGAATCACTTTAAGGCATCATAAAATGGAATAATTATCATTAGTACTTTCTAAGTTTCTAGCCTAAAAAGGCAATATGCTTTCTAAGTTTCTAGCCTAAAAAGGTAATAAGCTTAAGTTGCCAAGGGCTTTGTAGCCCAATGGCATGTCAATTCGAAACTAGGGTCCATTTCACTTaaggttttattttataaataatataacattagATACACTTTTAGAATTGTCATATTTAATGGACCCGTCAAGATAATGATATGCGGCCAAAAGTGTACAAATGTTATAATCATGACAAGTCCAATACACAAGAACACGGGACCCAATCTTTGCCCATATTTTAtctaaaccaaaaaatgaaTTCATTTCGAGTTGCTTGAGAGAATCCTAAGCcacacaagaaagaaaaggttaATTCATAAGTCATTTTGTCTTAAGTCCACCAATTATTTCTCACACCGACATGAGACTAGCTGTAATGCAAGGGGACAACAATTACACGGGTACACATTCCCTACAACCTAAGGCAGTCTCCCTTCACAAGACATGGAAGTGGTAGATGGAAAGTATTGGCCCAGATAGAGGAATGCTGTTGGAAATGGCTGCCTAGAATTAGAATCAAATGGGCCCTTACCACACAAGCATCACAACATTTTCTGATAGAAGTtggacaatgatgatgatgatgattcaATTTCCACCTCATGTAGGTGTAGCGAAGATAATTTTAGAAGGAAAAACATTGTATGAAAAGATTAATAATCATGTGCTTTCTGGGGTCCACCAGCTCCTTTGTACAAAAGTGTGAAAAAAAGGTCCAAATTTTTGGCTTTGAAAAGTCGGtgcaaaatgcaagaaaaatattaaaatacgtGAGAAAACTAGAGATTCCAACTTTATGTGTGGCCTCATCAGTAGCATGGACCTTAAAATAtgaaagataaaagataaacccggtttttttttccccttggaTAAAATCAAGAAGAcctttttgcctttttggtCTACAAGATCTTggttttataaaaagaaaaacatgtttCCTTAACATGTTAATTTTTGTGATTCTTCTAAAAATGCGTGTTGTGTTCAATGTCAAATATTCGAGCGAAGCATTGTAAAATCTTGTAGACCTAAAAGGTTGTTTCTGAGCATGACCAAGTAAATAATGAGAAGAGAACAAGATAACAATATAGTAAATTAAACAAGGGGGGGGACCAACCCACCAACCTCAATTAGAAAATAACAAAGCATCCCGATCCTATGGCTTTAATCAACCACTAATCAGCATTTACCAACAAACCAAATCAATAGGTGGCTCTAATTCCTTACATATCTTACAAATGGGTTTGCCAATATGATATTATATTTGTCTGtagcaagatttttttttttttgattgcaAGATTATAAATGACATAGTTTACAAAATGACCCAGAGTTTACTAGAACATAGTACTGATTAGAGAATAAATCAATCCACCAAAAAGTACTACTTTTGAGATGGTGAAAACTTTTCCTGTCAGTtccatcattttatttatttatttatttattttcagtcTTTTGACCAAACTATTCCATTCCTTACACATGATACATGCCAAAAACAACCATTAACCGGCTTCTCCGGTTGTCTATACATGTGTTACCTAAACCTGTCAATTTCCAACACATTCATTGCCTAATCTTCCTTACACACAAATTAATTAGCGAATTAAAACAAGGTTCAAGCCTGTGACATTATTCACCAATAATTCACCAATAAAGTTATGAATGCAGTAAATTAAAGGAAGAGGAAAGTAatgggggagagagagagtgaatcATACCGAGAGACCAGTAAGGCATTGGAGCTGGTCTGCCTATGAAAGAAGTGTACTGATCAACCACACCTAGAGGTGTAGGGCCAGCAAAGAAGTAAAAATCAAAGACACCACCAATAACCTTGTATGTCAATGAAGTCCCTCTGTAAAACACATCCATCCCATTGCTGTTTAGCAACAAAACCGAGTGTGCATAAGGCCTCCCACCGACATTCCTAAGATCCATGTACACCGGGTGTGACCCATATAGATCAGCATTAAGATTGATAGCCGATATATCAGTGGTATACAGAGTGTATGGATCATTTGGATACAGTTTGATCCCATGTGGCTGTGTGTTCTCTCCCAAGCCGTACAGTGAAGCATCTCCTGGTAACTTAGTGGAAATCTCGAGGTACTGGTCCTTGAACACCAAATTGCCAAATGGGTCTGATTTATCTGAGCTAGAATTGAAGAGGGTTTGCCCATTTGATTTTCTCTTCACAGCGAACCCAAATGGGTCTGAGGTGTAGCTGAAAATGAGCTCAGAGCCTGTGTACTCAGACACTGTTATTGGGCTCTTCCTTGACCTCCCAATAGTCTGCCTTAATGGCGGTGGTTGGTCCCTAGGCAAAAGACTGTACGGTACCTCCCACCTCTGCTTCTGTGCATCAGTAATGTGGACCCTCAATCGATCCTGCGTTTCATGCCTGTACAGAAATCAAGAAACATCAAACGGCTGAGAggtgcattttcaaaaaataagagaaccagAGGAAGAGTAGTAGGGGATAACATACTTGACAAAGAGCTGCAAGTGAGGAATATCAGGGCCGTAGACATTGTTGTTCTTGATGACAACGAGGTGGCCCACAAGGCCTCCATCAGGGGTCTCCTCAATGGAGATGAGACGGTAGCCTTGGCCAATCTTGGTTGGTGGGTTGGACTTGGAGGATGAGTTTACTACAGAACTACTACATAGTAGCAAGACTagtagaagaagagaagagagagttaATAATGGAGGAGGAGTATGAGAAACCATGGCTTATATTAGTActgtgagtgagagtgagagagtgtgacaCTGAATAACTGTTGAAGGTTGGGTTTTGATATATAGAGCCGAGTGATAGTTGTGATTTGTGAACTAAAGACTAACTAAAGAGTCATTGGATACACGTGTGTAGTAGAAGATAACACGGTGCGTGgtaaatgatgatgatggtcaTTGGTCAGTGGGGTCTCCCTTGTCTCACTCAATTTCTGACTGACAAGACAAAAACTTTAGATCTGAGTAACTGAGAGATTCCAAGAAAATCTCATGATTTGGGAAAAACTCAGATCGAGTTTGAAAACCAAATGAAGAACTCTGCATTGCATTGAAAGATAGAAACTTCGAATGTGACCGTGGAACTGGGAATTTTGCCGAAATGGGATAGGATTATAGAAAATTGAATTACACAAGAGTGTTGCACAATTAAACTTCTAGACATACGAATCTAAAGTGAGAGCATTCAGATTGTATTCCTAAAATTtcatttcttctccatttttcttttttttttaactacctAAGTGTTTGGGAAATCAACAATGTTCTCTATAGGTCTATATATAAGAAAGCAGTCAAAGCACGGtaacaaaatgatattttaaggAATGATTAGGAAACTAATTATagcattttttaggtttatcccctaaattggttttttttttaatcctattTTAGAAAGATGAATTGGGAATGTTGGACAATGTtagtattgttgtttaaacaacagtttttgttgtttaaacaccacAACACGTATTTGCACATTTCCATAACACTTAAACAATGTTACTAGAAATTTCTTACTAAACAGACCCTAAAAGATTACAAAAGGGAGCCATAAATCTCATCCTTaataacataaacaaaataaggAGGGCTAAAACCTACATCAAAAGACCCAAACATGTTGTTCCTCGAGGACCAATTGGCTAAGGCCCATTTGCACACCCAGAAGATACAACAATTTTGGATTTGAGACTTCAAAGCCAAAATATCCGAGTAGATACAAGTAATTCTCCATGGAATTTCCATACTAGGGGAGGATAAGGC
This genomic stretch from Quercus robur chromosome 4, dhQueRobu3.1, whole genome shotgun sequence harbors:
- the LOC126723128 gene encoding alpha-xylosidase 1-like; this translates as MVSHTPPPLLTLSSLLLLVLLLCSSSVVNSSSKSNPPTKIGQGYRLISIEETPDGGLVGHLVVIKNNNVYGPDIPHLQLFVKHETQDRLRVHITDAQKQRWEVPYSLLPRDQPPPLRQTIGRSRKSPITVSEYTGSELIFSYTSDPFGFAVKRKSNGQTLFNSSSDKSDPFGNLVFKDQYLEISTKLPGDASLYGLGENTQPHGIKLYPNDPYTLYTTDISAINLNADLYGSHPVYMDLRNVGGRPYAHSVLLLNSNGMDVFYRGTSLTYKVIGGVFDFYFFAGPTPLGVVDQYTSFIGRPAPMPYWSLGFHQCRWGYHNLSVVEDVVENYQKAKIPLDVIWNDDDHTDGKKDFTLNPKNYPRPKLLAFLDKIHSIGMKYVVIIDPGIAVNSSYGVYQRGIADDVFIKYEGEPYLAQVWPGAVNFPDFLNPKTVSWWGDEIRRFHELVPVDGLWIDMNEASNFCSGKCKIPKGKQCPTGTGPGWVCCLDCKNITKTRWDDPPYKINASGSQAPVGFKTIATSAVHYNGVLEYDAHSLYGFSQSIATHKGLQGLEGKRPFILSRSTYVGSGHYAAHWTGDNQGTWENLRYSISTMLNFGIFGVPMVGSDICGFYPQPTEELCNRWIEVGAFYPFSRDHANYYSPRQELYQWESVAESARNALGMRYKLLPYLYTLNYEAHISGAPIARPLFFSFPTYTEVYGLSTQFLLGSSLMVSPVLEQGKSEVTALFPPGSWYSLFDMTQTITSKGGINVTLDAPLHVVNVHLYQNTILPMQQGGMISKEARKTPFSLIVTFPAGVPDGEAKGNLFIDDDELPEMKLGNGYSTYIDFYATINKGTVKVWSEVQEGKFALAQGLYIEKVTVLGLDGSGQASALEVDGKPVTGASNIELSTTKQNVLEEQEDGGNKVKTLMVEIKGLSFAVGKNFAITWNMGIKS